A stretch of the Metopolophium dirhodum isolate CAU chromosome 8, ASM1992520v1, whole genome shotgun sequence genome encodes the following:
- the LOC132950848 gene encoding ras-related GTP-binding protein C: protein MSFNRVEEESFSTTFDIGSLPKHYEFNEFISDEDTESDRDDLPRLVLMGLRGSGKTSIQKVVFQKMSPNETLFIGSNNSMLKDVVNNSAFVNFQICDFPGHFDFTDSEYDVQSILQGCQSLVFVIDAQDAIASALNRLHSVVTKAYKINKNIKFEVFIHKVDGLTEDTKMETQREIHQRANDDLVDSGDEQKIYISFHLTSIYDHSIFEAFSRVVQKMIPHYATLENFLNIIISTSGIEKAFLYDVKTKIYVATDSSPVDIQSYELCCDMIDVVIDLSNIYGLGENPGLMNDPAFDDQSSSLIKLNNGTILYLREVCSFLALVCILREDNFEKQRIIDYNFVILRKGIHKLFELKDKEKESIEPRKPPSYK from the exons ATG TCGTTTAATAGAGTTGAGGAAGAATCGTTTAGCACAACTTTTGATATTGGATCATTACCTAAACACTatgaatttaatgaatttatatcaGATGAAGATACAGAATCAGACAGAGATGATTTACCACGACTTGTACTTATGGGCTTAAGAGG gAGTGGGAAAACTTCCATACAGAAAGtggtttttcaaaaaatgtcgCCGAATGAGACCTTATTTATTGGAAGTAATAATTCAATGCTAAAAGATGTTGTTAATAATTCAGCATTTGTGAATTTCCAAATTTGTGACTTTCCTGGTCACTTTGACTTTACTGATTCTGAATATGATGTACAATCTATACTTCAAGGATGCCAATCACTTGTATTTGTGATTGATGctcaa GATGCTATAGCTAGTGCACTAAATCGTTTACATTCAGTTGTAACAAAAgcctacaaaataaataagaatataaagtTTGAAGTTTTCATTCATAAAGTAGATGGACTCACAGAAGATACTAAAATGGAAACTCAAAGAGAAATCCACCAAAGAGCTAATGATGATCTTGTAGATTCAG GAGacgaacaaaaaatatatattagtttcCATTTGACGTCAATTTATGACCATAGCATATTTGAAGCATTTAGTAGAGTTGTGCAAAAAATGATTCCTCATTATGCAACTCTTGAAAATTTTCTGAACATCATTATatca acATCTGGAATTGAAAAAGCCTTTTTATATGATgtgaaaactaaaatatatgtagCAACTGATTCATCACCGGTCGATATTCAAAGTTATGAACTTTGTTGTGATATGATTGATGTTGTTATAgacttatcaaatatttatgg gttGGGCGAAAATCCAGGATTAATGAATGATCCAGCTTTCGATGATCAAAGTTCAAGtctaattaaactaaataatggtacaattttatatttaagagaGGTATGCAGTTTTTTGGCACTTGTATGCATACTAAGAGAAGATAACTTTGAAAAACAAA gaattatagattataattttgtgattttacGAAAAGGTATACATaaactttttgaattaaaagaTAAAGAAAAAGAAAGTATTGAACCTAGAAAGCCACCATcatataagtaa
- the LOC132950849 gene encoding uncharacterized protein LOC132950849, which translates to MNVEERREARRRRILENSEVRLKKITSISSNQTQNILNEQSEFIKDKSENCTQNSELLYPPVPKSLIENVIPTVLEDQKVFSYEQNHFNPQLHSKDIKYEIKLPSITTLHVVLSQFVLVLFYYDLGFLFGNSIVVPFMLSAIPELYMSKEQHDNIHIIVLLMMGFSQNLARKISRYLKLASLTGKRFCVYIFCFTCSYAILTNLYFDVKHNISIQ; encoded by the exons atgaatGTTGAAGAAAGACGTGAAGCAAGACGCAGAAGAATATTAGAGAATTCAGAAGTtagacttaaaaaaattacttccaTAAGTTCTAaccaaacacaaaatatattaaatgaacaATCAGAATTTATAAAAGACAAAtcag agaaCTGTACACAGAATTCTGAATTGCTCTATCCTCCTGTTCCAAAAAGTCTTATAGAAAATGTGATACCAACAGTTCTTGAGGACCAAAAAGTTTTTAGCTATGAACAAAATCATTTCAATCCACAATTACATTCCAaagatattaaatatgaaattaaattaccatCTATTACAACCTTACACGTTGTATTATCTCAAtttgttttagtattattttactatgactTAGGATTTTTATTTGgcaat TCAATAGTAGTGCCATTTATGCTCAGTGCAATACCTGAATTATATATGTCAAAGGAACAGCATGATAATATCCACATAATTGTGTTATTAATGATGGGGTTTTCTCAAAATTTGGCAAGAAAAAtatctagatatttaaaattggcAAGCTTAACGGGAAAAAGattttgtgtatatattttttgttttacatgtTCATATGCAATATTAACTAATCTATATTTTgatgttaaacataatatttccatacaataa